From Hermetia illucens chromosome 6, iHerIll2.2.curated.20191125, whole genome shotgun sequence, one genomic window encodes:
- the LOC119658943 gene encoding phosphatidylserine decarboxylase proenzyme, mitochondrial isoform X3 produces MAVYFMPKNHLITKASTLKSFPNKWTIRWATTRRNLSNKVSGTPGINTTSQQTQTSYGQHRDKKKGWFTWSGLLTRWTPIGVCVFAALEWHYHTRKLEKQGLPITASEIQRIAYCSLPLRLVSRCWGWVASCPVPPALRPTVFGAYVNAFDVNMEEAENPELKQYRSLSEFFTRTLRNDVRVIDKASLVSPADGRVLHFGSATESRIEQVKGITYSLDAFLGPPSWTKNENCSSCADALKLNKDSALYQCVIYLAPGDYHRFHSPAKWEPEIRRHFTGQLLSVSPKIAEWLPGLFCLNERALYIGKWEYGFFSFTAVGATNVGSVQIYFDDGLKTNKYVLGPLKRKRYDERQLPEGMTLEKGDLVGQFNMGSTIVLIFEAPKNFEFTIVPGQKIKFGEKLGEVRT; encoded by the exons ATGGCCGTGTATTTTATGCCAAAGAATCATCT aATTACAAAGGCCTCTACCCTAAAATCTTTCCCAAACAAATGGACCATAAGATGGGCAACGACACGTCGAAATCTATCAAATAAAGTTTCAGGTACGCCCGGAATTAATACTACATCACAACAAACACAAACATCATATGGACAACATCGTGATAAGAAAAAAG GATGGTTTACATGGTCGGGACTGTTGACACGATGGACCCCCATAGGCGTTTGCGTCTTTGCTGCACTTGAGTGGCACTATCATACACGTAAATTGGAAAAGCAGGGGCTACCTATTACAGCGTCAGAAATACAG agAATCGCCTACTGCTCTTTACCTTTACGGCTTGTTAGTCGATGCTGGGGCTGGGTAGCATCGTGCCCTGTTCCACCAGCGCTAAGACCAACAGTTTTCGGTGCCTATGTGAACGCCTTCGATGTCAACATGGAAGAAGCGGAAAATCCCGAGTTGAA GCAATACCGCAGTCTTTCCGAGTTTTTCACTCGTACACTCAGAAATGATGTGCGTGTCATTGATAAAGCAAGTCTCGTTTCACCCGCCGATGGTCGAGTTTTACATTTCGGTTCAGCGACTGAATCACGAATTGAACAG GTGAAAGGAATTACTTACAGTTTAGACGCATTTTTGGGACCACCAAGTTGgactaaaaatgaaaattgttctAGCTGTGCTGATGCTCTTAAACTTAATAAA GATTCTGCACTGTATCAGTGCGTTATTTATTTAGCACCCGGGGATTATCATAGATTTCATTCGCCAGCCAAATGGGAGCCAGAAATTCGACGCCACTTTACCGGTCAGCTACTATCAGTTAGTCCAAAAATTGCAGAATGGTTACCGGGACTATTTTGCTTAAACGAACGTGCATTGTATATTGGAAAATGGGAGTATggatttttcagttttactgCAGTAG GAGCTACAAACGTTGGATCTGTACAAATATACTTCGACGATGGGTTGAAGACAAACAAATATGTCCTGGGTCCACTGAAGAGGAAACGATACGACGAGCGACAACTTCCTGAAGGAATGACTCTAGAGAAAGGCGATCTAGTTGGTCAATTCAACATGGGCAGTACAATCGTGTTAATTTTTGAAGCACCAAAGAATTTCGA ATTCACAATTGTCCCtggacaaaaaattaaattcggcGAAAAACTTGGCGAGGTTCGAACGTAA
- the LOC119658943 gene encoding phosphatidylserine decarboxylase proenzyme, mitochondrial isoform X1 — translation MAVYFMPKNHLITKASTLKSFPNKWTIRWATTRRNLSNKVSGTPGINTTSQQTQTSYGQHRDKKKGKFSKLKSLQLEWSWKAGASFTILSVLDWWLLAAGWFTWSGLLTRWTPIGVCVFAALEWHYHTRKLEKQGLPITASEIQRIAYCSLPLRLVSRCWGWVASCPVPPALRPTVFGAYVNAFDVNMEEAENPELKQYRSLSEFFTRTLRNDVRVIDKASLVSPADGRVLHFGSATESRIEQVKGITYSLDAFLGPPSWTKNENCSSCADALKLNKDSALYQCVIYLAPGDYHRFHSPAKWEPEIRRHFTGQLLSVSPKIAEWLPGLFCLNERALYIGKWEYGFFSFTAVGATNVGSVQIYFDDGLKTNKYVLGPLKRKRYDERQLPEGMTLEKGDLVGQFNMGSTIVLIFEAPKNFEFTIVPGQKIKFGEKLGEVRT, via the exons ATGGCCGTGTATTTTATGCCAAAGAATCATCT aATTACAAAGGCCTCTACCCTAAAATCTTTCCCAAACAAATGGACCATAAGATGGGCAACGACACGTCGAAATCTATCAAATAAAGTTTCAGGTACGCCCGGAATTAATACTACATCACAACAAACACAAACATCATATGGACAACATCGTGATAAGAAAAAAGGTAAATTCAGTAAATTAAAAAGCCTCCAATTGGAATGGAGTTGGAAAGCGGGGGCTAGTTTCACTATATTATCAGTATTGGATTGGTGGTTGTTGGCTGCAGGATGGTTTACATGGTCGGGACTGTTGACACGATGGACCCCCATAGGCGTTTGCGTCTTTGCTGCACTTGAGTGGCACTATCATACACGTAAATTGGAAAAGCAGGGGCTACCTATTACAGCGTCAGAAATACAG agAATCGCCTACTGCTCTTTACCTTTACGGCTTGTTAGTCGATGCTGGGGCTGGGTAGCATCGTGCCCTGTTCCACCAGCGCTAAGACCAACAGTTTTCGGTGCCTATGTGAACGCCTTCGATGTCAACATGGAAGAAGCGGAAAATCCCGAGTTGAA GCAATACCGCAGTCTTTCCGAGTTTTTCACTCGTACACTCAGAAATGATGTGCGTGTCATTGATAAAGCAAGTCTCGTTTCACCCGCCGATGGTCGAGTTTTACATTTCGGTTCAGCGACTGAATCACGAATTGAACAG GTGAAAGGAATTACTTACAGTTTAGACGCATTTTTGGGACCACCAAGTTGgactaaaaatgaaaattgttctAGCTGTGCTGATGCTCTTAAACTTAATAAA GATTCTGCACTGTATCAGTGCGTTATTTATTTAGCACCCGGGGATTATCATAGATTTCATTCGCCAGCCAAATGGGAGCCAGAAATTCGACGCCACTTTACCGGTCAGCTACTATCAGTTAGTCCAAAAATTGCAGAATGGTTACCGGGACTATTTTGCTTAAACGAACGTGCATTGTATATTGGAAAATGGGAGTATggatttttcagttttactgCAGTAG GAGCTACAAACGTTGGATCTGTACAAATATACTTCGACGATGGGTTGAAGACAAACAAATATGTCCTGGGTCCACTGAAGAGGAAACGATACGACGAGCGACAACTTCCTGAAGGAATGACTCTAGAGAAAGGCGATCTAGTTGGTCAATTCAACATGGGCAGTACAATCGTGTTAATTTTTGAAGCACCAAAGAATTTCGA ATTCACAATTGTCCCtggacaaaaaattaaattcggcGAAAAACTTGGCGAGGTTCGAACGTAA
- the LOC119658943 gene encoding phosphatidylserine decarboxylase proenzyme, mitochondrial isoform X4: MYELIKHELPVLFIKLIHVSINRIRLSSAETILLKARVIERIFENMPKRAKCERIAYCSLPLRLVSRCWGWVASCPVPPALRPTVFGAYVNAFDVNMEEAENPELKQYRSLSEFFTRTLRNDVRVIDKASLVSPADGRVLHFGSATESRIEQVKGITYSLDAFLGPPSWTKNENCSSCADALKLNKDSALYQCVIYLAPGDYHRFHSPAKWEPEIRRHFTGQLLSVSPKIAEWLPGLFCLNERALYIGKWEYGFFSFTAVGATNVGSVQIYFDDGLKTNKYVLGPLKRKRYDERQLPEGMTLEKGDLVGQFNMGSTIVLIFEAPKNFEFTIVPGQKIKFGEKLGEVRT; the protein is encoded by the exons ATGTATGAACTTATCAAGCATGAACTGCCAGTTTTGTTCATAAAGTTAATTCATGTTTCCATAAATCGGATTAGATTATCAAGTGCTGAAACAATCTTGTTAAAAGCGCGAGTTATCGAACGTATTTTCGAGAATATGCCGAAAAGAGCGAAGTGTGAA agAATCGCCTACTGCTCTTTACCTTTACGGCTTGTTAGTCGATGCTGGGGCTGGGTAGCATCGTGCCCTGTTCCACCAGCGCTAAGACCAACAGTTTTCGGTGCCTATGTGAACGCCTTCGATGTCAACATGGAAGAAGCGGAAAATCCCGAGTTGAA GCAATACCGCAGTCTTTCCGAGTTTTTCACTCGTACACTCAGAAATGATGTGCGTGTCATTGATAAAGCAAGTCTCGTTTCACCCGCCGATGGTCGAGTTTTACATTTCGGTTCAGCGACTGAATCACGAATTGAACAG GTGAAAGGAATTACTTACAGTTTAGACGCATTTTTGGGACCACCAAGTTGgactaaaaatgaaaattgttctAGCTGTGCTGATGCTCTTAAACTTAATAAA GATTCTGCACTGTATCAGTGCGTTATTTATTTAGCACCCGGGGATTATCATAGATTTCATTCGCCAGCCAAATGGGAGCCAGAAATTCGACGCCACTTTACCGGTCAGCTACTATCAGTTAGTCCAAAAATTGCAGAATGGTTACCGGGACTATTTTGCTTAAACGAACGTGCATTGTATATTGGAAAATGGGAGTATggatttttcagttttactgCAGTAG GAGCTACAAACGTTGGATCTGTACAAATATACTTCGACGATGGGTTGAAGACAAACAAATATGTCCTGGGTCCACTGAAGAGGAAACGATACGACGAGCGACAACTTCCTGAAGGAATGACTCTAGAGAAAGGCGATCTAGTTGGTCAATTCAACATGGGCAGTACAATCGTGTTAATTTTTGAAGCACCAAAGAATTTCGA ATTCACAATTGTCCCtggacaaaaaattaaattcggcGAAAAACTTGGCGAGGTTCGAACGTAA
- the LOC119658943 gene encoding phosphatidylserine decarboxylase proenzyme, mitochondrial isoform X2, with amino-acid sequence MAVYFMPKNHLITKASTLKSFPNKWTIRWATTRRNLSNKVSGTPGINTTSQQTQTSYGQHRDKKKVLDWWLLAAGWFTWSGLLTRWTPIGVCVFAALEWHYHTRKLEKQGLPITASEIQRIAYCSLPLRLVSRCWGWVASCPVPPALRPTVFGAYVNAFDVNMEEAENPELKQYRSLSEFFTRTLRNDVRVIDKASLVSPADGRVLHFGSATESRIEQVKGITYSLDAFLGPPSWTKNENCSSCADALKLNKDSALYQCVIYLAPGDYHRFHSPAKWEPEIRRHFTGQLLSVSPKIAEWLPGLFCLNERALYIGKWEYGFFSFTAVGATNVGSVQIYFDDGLKTNKYVLGPLKRKRYDERQLPEGMTLEKGDLVGQFNMGSTIVLIFEAPKNFEFTIVPGQKIKFGEKLGEVRT; translated from the exons ATGGCCGTGTATTTTATGCCAAAGAATCATCT aATTACAAAGGCCTCTACCCTAAAATCTTTCCCAAACAAATGGACCATAAGATGGGCAACGACACGTCGAAATCTATCAAATAAAGTTTCAGGTACGCCCGGAATTAATACTACATCACAACAAACACAAACATCATATGGACAACATCGTGATAAGAAAAAAG TATTGGATTGGTGGTTGTTGGCTGCAGGATGGTTTACATGGTCGGGACTGTTGACACGATGGACCCCCATAGGCGTTTGCGTCTTTGCTGCACTTGAGTGGCACTATCATACACGTAAATTGGAAAAGCAGGGGCTACCTATTACAGCGTCAGAAATACAG agAATCGCCTACTGCTCTTTACCTTTACGGCTTGTTAGTCGATGCTGGGGCTGGGTAGCATCGTGCCCTGTTCCACCAGCGCTAAGACCAACAGTTTTCGGTGCCTATGTGAACGCCTTCGATGTCAACATGGAAGAAGCGGAAAATCCCGAGTTGAA GCAATACCGCAGTCTTTCCGAGTTTTTCACTCGTACACTCAGAAATGATGTGCGTGTCATTGATAAAGCAAGTCTCGTTTCACCCGCCGATGGTCGAGTTTTACATTTCGGTTCAGCGACTGAATCACGAATTGAACAG GTGAAAGGAATTACTTACAGTTTAGACGCATTTTTGGGACCACCAAGTTGgactaaaaatgaaaattgttctAGCTGTGCTGATGCTCTTAAACTTAATAAA GATTCTGCACTGTATCAGTGCGTTATTTATTTAGCACCCGGGGATTATCATAGATTTCATTCGCCAGCCAAATGGGAGCCAGAAATTCGACGCCACTTTACCGGTCAGCTACTATCAGTTAGTCCAAAAATTGCAGAATGGTTACCGGGACTATTTTGCTTAAACGAACGTGCATTGTATATTGGAAAATGGGAGTATggatttttcagttttactgCAGTAG GAGCTACAAACGTTGGATCTGTACAAATATACTTCGACGATGGGTTGAAGACAAACAAATATGTCCTGGGTCCACTGAAGAGGAAACGATACGACGAGCGACAACTTCCTGAAGGAATGACTCTAGAGAAAGGCGATCTAGTTGGTCAATTCAACATGGGCAGTACAATCGTGTTAATTTTTGAAGCACCAAAGAATTTCGA ATTCACAATTGTCCCtggacaaaaaattaaattcggcGAAAAACTTGGCGAGGTTCGAACGTAA